Genomic DNA from Penaeus chinensis breed Huanghai No. 1 chromosome 21, ASM1920278v2, whole genome shotgun sequence:
tatatatatatatgcatatttatatatatgtatgtatgtatgtatacacatacacacacatatactcacacacacacacacacacacacacacacacacacacacagacactcacactcacacacacaaacatgcacactcacacacacatgcacacacacacaaatacacacacatatacacacacacacaaacacacacacacacacacacacttacagacaccctcatacactcactcacatactcacacacacatacacacacacatacacacacacacacacacacacacacacacacacacacacacacacacacacacacacacacacacacacacacacacacacacacacacttacagacaccctcataaaaacactcactcacatactcacacacacacacacacagatatatatatatatatatatatatacacatatatgtataaatatatatatatatgtgtgtgtgtgtgtgtgtgtgtgtgtgtgtatgtgtatattcatatatatgtatatatatatttatatatatataaatatatatataatatacatatatgtgtatgtatatatatatatatatatatatatatatatatatatatatatatctgtgtgtgaatgtgtgtgtgtgtgtgtgtgtgtgtgtgtgtgagtatgtgagtgagtgtgtgtgtgtgtgtgtgtgtgtgtgtgtgtgtgtgtgtgtgtgtgtgtgtgtgtgtgtgtatgtatgtatgtatgtatgtatgtgtatatatatatatatatatatatatatatatatatatatatatatgtacgagacTTCCGCGATGGCCCCGGAGTTAAACCACCGCACTCCGACCATTGTGTTcccgaatatgtatgtgtatagatagatagaccggtaaaattgttattgtatatatgcatatatatatatatatatatatatatatatatatatatatcaatcacatacacacacatatgtatatacataaacagaaagatacataaagtgtttatataaatatatatatatgtgtatatataaatatatatacatatatatacatatatatatatatatatatatatatatatatatatatatataaacatgtatctcttaatctgtatatatatagaaatacacgcacgcaaacacacacacacacacacacacacacacacacatacacacacacaaagagagagagagtgtgtgagagagagagagaaagagagagagagagagagagagagagagagagagagagagagagagagagagagagagagagagagagagagagagagagagagagagagagagagagagagagagggggggggggtatatgccgGGTATACACTTACAACCACATGGGGTACCTTTCCTGTAAATTCTCGGCAAACCGCGGTTGACAATTGAACTTTCTCTCACAAAAAATCGCAAGAGTTTATCTATCATCCCATGTCAACTCATGCTGCTGTTAGACGGACCACATGCACGATATCTTCGACCCATTTTTTCTTCAGACAGAGTGCAAAATTTACAATAAGCATCCACGTGGTCGTCCTTGTCCTTCGACGTGAATTCGAACGTGACCGCCAACCCCAGCCGTCCTTTCGTTAACTCTCAGATTCCCAATTTGTATTTCTCATGTCCTTCATTTCTCCCTACTACACACCGATTAACCATTGGCGAACACTACTACATTTTGCTTTGGTAGAGTGAAATAATTTCGTTCGTCCTAAATCAGTTAACATCGCATTGCGGGGTTGAAATAGAGATGGGTATATAGCTACAAGCCTGCAGTTGTATTGTACAGTATTTTCTTCTGTTGCTAAAAGCGCGGGGATTTCGAAGGGGAGACTACGAATTTATGTTACTGTGGGGGGAAAAAAGGTTTAGATATGGATTGATGAGCAATGTATTACTGAAATGGACACCTCAAGATATAGCTGCTAAAATTTACATTATAAATTTTCATTACAAAAATAGTATTATAAGTTTTCATGTTTTTAGCGTATATGAACCACAAGATAATAGATCTTGATACGTTTGCTTGCAATTTAGTGAAATCTAGTCTCAATAATCAATTaatcatgtgttatatatatttattccatgaatttatattattttaatacttAAGTGATTTATTACAAATTGGAAATGCACATTTGCCATTTAATTTTGTTTGCGGCAATACCAAAACCATTTGCTTCTGTACCACTCTTCATCAAAATATACCATAGttcgtttctcttattttctttctaaatatTTTCCTCGTTAAATATTACAAGTATCTATCCTATCACACTTATTAGGCTGCCCGAGATTTACCGATTTTTTTCCCCCTGCAGTCTTTGAAACGATGTGAATAAACGGACCCAGTTGAACCGCGATCCGAGCGTTGTGATTGGTCGCTGCGACTGGCTTGTGGCTCCTGATTGGTCGCCTCGGATATCCCGTGCTTGCTGATTGGTGGATCGAGTTTAAATCTCCCGCTTGCGATCCTCGGACTTCTCACAACAACTCGGAGGACAGCGCGGCGTGACGAGAGGCGACGGAAATTTGACTTTCTTTCGGAAAACCCGGCCCTGAAGTGTGTGTGCGATGTTTCCTAAGGCCAAGATAAAGAGGTTCAACGAGGAAGTAGGTGAGTCCCTCTCTTAAGATCTCGTCAGGgcggaggaaacgagagaaatggaagggaaatgaCCGGAACTCGAGCCTGGGTGCGAGTTGGGTTTTAAACCTcggcttctgtctctctccgggGTTCATTTCTGCGGcgatttttacttttctctcggGCTATGGCTTTCCTTTGCGTGGAATGTTCCTCGTGTCCTAGGAGTGCGCTTTTAATAACGTGGATTCATCGGATTATACGATAAATTACAGTTGATACATTCTTTGAGAgagccttttaatttttttttttatagtcgaAATATCTTTCATTGCCAGATTGAATTACTGAATAAGGTCGcgttaaaaactgcaaattctcGTTAAAGCAGATTAATGATTAGAGAATTTCAATCCGAATCAACAATTCACACATTCTAGCCATCGTGAAAAGAGAACTGTTATGATTTATATGAAACGTGTACTCGGTGAAATAACTGTATTGTGCTTCTGTTGATGCGGCCAAAGCTTGCatacttttttcccccccaagGCATTTGGATTCCAGTGCCGTTCATTTTTATTGCTTGTTGACTAACTTCAGCTCATTCTTTTCCGTTTTTCCCTCATTCGAAATGTGTCAAGCTTAAGTGCAACAGCATATCATCAGATTGCATCCAAAACACATTTTATTGTAAGGATTAACCGTCCATTAGCTATTGCTAATTGAGTGCTGAATACTGGATAAATTCATAGCCAAAACCTGACAGGGTTAAATTGTGATAACAGtgagtaatctttttttttttttttgcaatgttttCATGAGTATTGAGTTTACATCAATAAATCTATATCTTTTAGGTTTTTGAATTGCATTGTAATATTTTCGAGGCATAATCCTGTGTTGCTACCTTCTGTTTAAGATCTTTTCTGTCTCATGTGTGTCTGAAAGAATGTAATAGTTGATTGTAGTAATTATAGCCTCATCAAATAGTATACTAGGTACAGTATTACACAAATATTTAACTTTCCTTGGAATTACCATGAACAATTCAAGTACAGTGCAGCAAAGTTTGTCAGTCTGTTGGAATGAAGGGTAACGGTTAAATTTCAACCAGCCATCTTTtataaggaaaacaatatatgcaaatgataGGGCGgttaaatctaagaaacttaccTCCTgtcataataaaaagaataacaaagttAATCGACAGACAAGTGTCATAGAGCccgaaaagaaaaatgacaaaatgaaGATCCTATCAGAAATGTAGTAATGGcccttgtctctccttgtctTGCTCTCTAGGGTATTTTCTCAAATTTTAATGCTTCTGTGTTTTAGATGCCGGAATAGTGTGTAAGTCATACTTTCTGAAGTTAGTTGTTATAAGCATGTATGTTAAATTTAAAGGCACGTCAGCCTCACAAGAGCAATGTGAAAATGAGTTTAATTTCATGATTgagttgtttatgtttattattagatAATCATTGTGAAGTGAAGTGAATAGTCTATGATGTAAGTGGACTTTTCATCTTTTTAAAATATTGGTTTACATACATAAAGGTTTGTTAAGAAGCCAAATAATtgtaaagcaaaaacaaacataacaaaaacaaaaaattactttGTAGCtcaaatagatgaacagataaaacaaatataaagttgTTCACTTTCTCTTACTAATATAACTGTTACTATAATATTTTAGGTTGTGCTCCTCCTCCAACAAAATACAACCCAAAAATTGACAAGAACTCGTGTGCGGCTGTGACCCTAACCAGATCTGATAGGTGGAAGAATAGTAAAGAGGTAAGTGTGACCATTTATGTTCAGCACTTGGCTGGGTTCCCCCTTGTGGTAGGTGCCAGAGTTGTGGGGGAGTGTTGTCTTCCTCCAAGGTCATCAACTTCAAAAGATCCAGTTTAGCTCAACACCGGTGCTTTAAAATGGAGTGTTGGAATTTCAGGCGGACAAAAGTACGTAGCAAGCAAGCATACTTTAGTGAATTTTTCAGGTGATTATAGGTTTGCATGCAGTGCTTTTAGCTGAAGGTTTATCTGGATCTTCAATGGACTTGAAAGGAGAATGACAAAATCAGACCAGTAATTGTACTTGTCATTGTCCATTTTTTATTTCCAGGAAATGTAACCATATGGCACAAATATTTTACTTCTCTGGAGACTTTGTAATAGAAACACTGGTCAGATTTGTTATTGATGCTAAAGTAATGAGTTTCATGTACTAAAAGGTTGAGTTATATCCAGAGGGAATTCTCTCCAAATGTCATATGTTGTACTGGCATCTATACAGATATGAAATGGcacgtatgcatatacgtatatatattcacctgcatacattttatgtgtttgtttgtgtataaacatataactgATTTCTGTGTCGATGCAAAGCGGTAAGAACTATCTCTGGacagttctgtttttttttttttttttttttttttttttttttttttttttttttttgtagaaatttATTATAACAGATTTTAATGATCCATTCTCCTTCAACTTTGATGTGTAGGATTTTGTCTGGGACATTAATTAAGAATATACAAATCTGTAAAAATAAAATCTGGGTATAAATTCAGTAGTCCCATCACTTTTATGCTGCCAGTCTGCCCTACTGATAATTATTAGAAACTGTTCTTCTTCATGTAAGTACTGATTTGTGTAACTTTGCTGTTGCAGGTCACGCCAGGGCCAGGAACTTATTGCACTCAGAGTAACTCCCCCAGCCAGAAGAGGTCTACGTCGTCATCCCGTCTCAATTCATCAACATGTTCCAGCAGTTCATCAGTGTCCGGAGGAGGGGTGTTTCTCAGTGTATGCTATGCATGTGTTTTGAATCGTCTTTGAGaattattaatcttgttatttGGTTGTTGTGTTGTAATGTTTACATTTAATGTGGGCTATCTTTTACTAGCACTGAATATAGGGATATTAAAGAGTAAAAGATAATGTTAACACTTCACCACCTTCCTTTGTCATGAGAGTTTATATGGGACATGATCTTGTGTTGGTGTCTAAATATTGGAATGtagttgtgtatttttttcacttaACCTTGACTTTTTTACAGCCACCAAAACACACACGACTTTCCCGCTCTGCTTCTGCAAAGTCTGTACATGGGCGAGGGGACAGAGATCCTCGAGGGGACGAGCTACAAAATCAAATTCGAGAGCTGACGCaggaaagaaatagaatgaaGGTTCTTATATCCCAACTAGAAAATCAGTaagttcttacttttttttctatgcatagccaacataatcatattttctgagtggaatattttttttgtcatgtaGTATGTTTTGATAACCTTTTTATCATTTGCAAAAATAGTTTAGTTTTagaaaatgtaaattatattCAGGCTTACAAGAAAATATTCAAGACTGATTATTTCCTCTTATTACAGGCTGGCGACATTAAATAACAGAATTACTTCAAGTGAAATAAAGGAAGCTGAACTTGAAAAACTAAAAGAGTATGTATTCCACTCTTAATTTTTATGTGTAGTTTCTAATAAGATCAATAATTAAGTGTATGTGAAAATGTTTGAAGTCAGTTTCTAAAATATTATTTAAAGTCTTTAATaatagtcattaaaaaaaaaatcctaataataTTGTTTGAGCTATTTTAAATCACATGTGATATTGACTAGTTTTTGCTTTATACATTCAGCTACCTGATGATTGTAAGTATCTTGGCATTATGAGTGTTATCAGTTGCAAGAATAGTTGTGTATaggtttgtatatgtgcatacaagaTATGAATCAGCCACTAAATGCTCATTACTGGAATTTAAAGATATCTATGGGTTCTTGAAACCAGTACTGCTATATTCTGATGTAAACACATAAGATTGTGAATATTTAGTTAGCTATGTTATTGTTTTAAAGTGTGGACTTTTACATTtgtatgaataaatgagtgaaagtGGAAAAGggcatattataattatatgtcaGCAAATAATAAACATGTGCTCTGTCAGTTTTACTTATTAGTTTCTGCTTGAAACTTGCATAATCAACCCAAAAATTTTTGAAATTGATCAGACTTCACCATACAGGACATTTTTCCCTCCATTAGTCTTTTTTGGGGAGTGTATGGCACATGGGTaggtgattgattgattttttccgCCAGCTTATTGTTATGCTTTCTAATTCTCAGAGAGAAAGGTGAACTGGATTTGAAAATTGCAAAACTTCATGAAAGTGAGGAGGAAGTCTTGCAGTTAAAACAACAGAATGAGGAACTGAAAGTACTTTTAGGTAATTTGTATTACTTTTTgtaggtatatgtttatgtatatattatgatattgcAGTTTGTATGAATTTAAATATTGCTTTGAATACATgtctcatactttttttttcccatggAACAGAAAGCAGTAGTGGAGATAAAGAAGTCGTTGAAATAAATGATCAGATTCAGACAATCAGGAAAGAATTGACTGAATCTCAGCATATGATTTCACGTTTGACAGATGAACGGTCAGGTCTCCAACTGCAATTGAAGCAGCTAGAGGTGTGCTTGcattaatatgtaaatgaatacttTAGAGTGCTGTTGAGCACAAATGGACAACATAGTCTTAATAATTTCAATTAGCTAGTATGTACTCTACTATGAGATTCCTTTTCTAATTTTTTAGTTAGTGTGTACTGCTTTACTTAGTGTAGTTTAACTGTTGACTGTATTTCAATAGGAGTCTGCAGAGCAGAAATCTCTCACTGAAGATGAAGTTCAAAACCTCAAAGAGCAGATAGACCACCTGACTCTCTTGAGGGATAACCTTGAAGCATCTGTCATGGTAAAGGATGACTTAATAGCAGAACTACAACTACAGTTAGATGAAGTGGTGGTTGAAGGGCAGAGTTTCCATGACCAGATGGAGCTTTATAAGGCCAAGGCAGAGCAACTGGAAGAAGAGGTAACAAACTTTTGTTAATTGCAAACGTTAGGCATATAGACAGTACTGCAATCAGTAAATGTTTAGAGTTGAGAATTACAATTGTAATATAAATGAAGCAGATTTACAGCCTaggtattaatatatgcatattgtttaATAGGTCCAAAACAGCTTTATTGAACGTGATGATGCAGAAAACCGGGTACGCAACATTGTAGCCAAATATGAAGCACTGATTCAGGatcaggtggaagagagagagatgaacaaagaaaTACTTGCCAAGAAAGATATTGAAATTGAGCTTTTGAATGGCAGCCTTGCTAACCTTAATTCGAAGGTAATTATTGTATTTTACTTGTTCTGCTTCCCTTTAATTGTTTTgacctgtttatttttctcttcttttgtaccATATTTTCTCTGCTGGAATCCATTGGTGGTAGGAATAAGCACTTCCATCATGCTTTTGTTTTAGTAATTGGGACATGCACTGCCCactgttttaattttttattttttcttctttttttccttttttccatgtgTAGAGCTCTACAAGTCATTAGTCTCCAAGAAGCTGGATACTTTGCCTAGCTTACCTGACCTGTATGcaacattccttgaattttcatgggggggtggggggggggtcagttaccattgttattttagcATCATTGGTATTCTTGTTACTAGTAATACTgcaaatattattagtagtattggtcttcttattgttataaccTAATTATTACTGATGCTATGTTaaggatattaacaaaaataataaaatggaataGGTTTGGTAGCTTGACAAATGACTTCTTGATgactaaccactcggccatcagTAAGAAAAAATCATTGTGGGCAGTGTAGATGTTTATACATTTCCCGAGTTAGTATGTCAACACTTTCCttactatattatatttatttcctttttaggTTACAGAATATGAACACACTATTTCTTCCTTGCAAGGAGAAATTAGTGAAAGGAGGAGCAAGATTTCCTGCCTTGAAACCACTGTCTCTGACCTAAGTATgatgacgaaggagaaggaattcATGGAATCTATGTTAGAAGAGGAACTTAATCAAAGAGCACAAGAGGTAAGCCAGTAGTTAATGTTTAACTCTTCAATATACTTTGCTTTTCTGAACAGAAGATAGCAAAATAGCTCCTTGTAATTATTTTAAAATGTAATTCCATCCCACTATCCCTTTGTTTTTACAATAATCAGTTTACACATGATTTTTTGTCTGCTAGTGCTTTGTATGTgcaaacctttatatatatatatatatatatatatatatatatatatatatatatatatatatatatatatatatcaccatcttatatatatatatatatcaccatcttatatatatatatatataatatatatatatatatcaccatcttatatatatatatatatatatatatatatatatatcaccatcttatatatatatatatatatcaccatcttatataaatatatatatatcaccatcttatatatatatatatatatatcaccatcttatatatatcaccatcttaTATATATCACCATAATTCCAGGTAAACAAACTAGAACAAAGTATTCGAGAAGTTGAGACAAAACTTGGTGAAGttaacaaagagaaggagagtgtggTAGCAACTctagagacagaaaggaaacgaACAGCAGAGCTAAATGAGAGGATTCAGCACCTTGAAGTgcagataaaggaaaaagaggtggTGCAGCAGTTCCTAGAAAAAGAAATTGCATCACGGGAGGCAGAGGTAGATGATTTttctttgtgcgtttgtgtgcacaTACGCTTTACAGGTGTTATTATCTGATAGATATTCCATACTATGCTCATTCTTGTTTCTCAAGCcagttttattgatttttttttgtgggaaatGAAGGCCTAAAGCTTCTGTGTAATTTCATTAGTAGGAAGTTTAAATCTAATTTATTTTTATGTCATAATAATAACGGAATGAAATAGGTTTCAGAGTCATCTGCAAAAATTAAAACTTTGGAAGAGGATCTTGAAACTGCCCGTCAAGTAGCTCTTGATCTCCAGCAAGATGCAGAAGTTCAACTCAATCAAGTACTTACTCTGAAGGCAACTATCAGTGCAAAGGATTATGATATTGAGGCCAAAGAGGAGCTTATTACAACACTGAAGAATGAGGTAAAATTTATTGGCTGTTGAGTGGTACTACTTTTATTTAGCAGATGAGGTATTTCAAGAGGATTAGTTTTGTCCTTTTGGATCAGTTCTCTATTTATGTATCCTGACTATAGAAAGATTCTTTCTTAAACTCTAGAAGCAAAATGGCTTATTTACAA
This window encodes:
- the LOC125036631 gene encoding putative leucine-rich repeat-containing protein DDB_G0290503, translating into MFPKAKIKRFNEEVGCAPPPTKYNPKIDKNSCAAVTLTRSDRWKNSKEVTPGPGTYCTQSNSPSQKRSTSSSRLNSSTCSSSSSVSGGGVFLSPPKHTRLSRSASAKSVHGRGDRDPRGDELQNQIRELTQERNRMKVLISQLENQLATLNNRITSSEIKEAELEKLKEEKGELDLKIAKLHESEEEVLQLKQQNEELKVLLESSSGDKEVVEINDQIQTIRKELTESQHMISRLTDERSGLQLQLKQLEESAEQKSLTEDEVQNLKEQIDHLTLLRDNLEASVMVKDDLIAELQLQLDEVVVEGQSFHDQMELYKAKAEQLEEEVQNSFIERDDAENRVRNIVAKYEALIQDQVEEREMNKEILAKKDIEIELLNGSLANLNSKVTEYEHTISSLQGEISERRSKISCLETTVSDLSMMTKEKEFMESMLEEELNQRAQEVNKLEQSIREVETKLGEVNKEKESVVATLETERKRTAELNERIQHLEVQIKEKEVVQQFLEKEIASREAEVSESSAKIKTLEEDLETARQVALDLQQDAEVQLNQVLTLKATISAKDYDIEAKEELITTLKNEVSQKLNETSILQGQVEQQSSATTKIEEQLNDKETQILKLDEELTSVKAALQSREESLANLESKANQLEENNHQLEEKVVELMAEISDREAEHIARVNRIQDDLDDLGIKYSESLLEHEATRRALTQTSEELERENLLRMASERDIQTLREELGHYKEEHKTMELNLKDLVQKYTNLEDALAVRRLKIEIWRTG